A window of the Trichoderma asperellum chromosome 4, complete sequence genome harbors these coding sequences:
- a CDS encoding uncharacterized protein (EggNog:ENOG41) — translation MSVTVALGSLPAEATATEANFKLTSAAPPRPVPVPSVSLTVGVDAAAFETASKILQVINRYGLKRSADTTAKSDEGALKYLALIYSHVKAGNVVPMCLPGFPFKSPNSRDKVLGKLPDRAEELSLAHLNGLCLSIKDIYPPGAQLTIISDGLVYNDLLGVSDIDVWRYGQTLRAIATAKGHKHISFSRLQDLVAIALPEQLDEMSYVANASNFRRALLNTFGRADWNWETASQKEDVSLTYKGYIKALGIDLQNVYDIKDDASKAKFRQGIEYTAQQMLARGDAFANAIGQKYSEFVRLSIHASTGAAKLSINLLPTESSYTTPWHCAVAYKLDGTTTTGRRIDFDNDDQYELVYENDRPSYYREKSPLLSWGTEKGGVVFEPIYPTGWFVRPAKGPWSMSLDDIDAEKVRALCEVNSPVILRGFVKKPSKEEFSKKSEEFGKPLKWNFGILLEVKDQGSDTRGLNNVLSSEAMPFHYDGIFRTVRQKNENGEEVRVSTPPRFQIFIGATSSPKDTGYTLFSSSTHIFKLLPEWLKLEDMAAMNWTVSTDAFRNIVIRDLPLIKTHPTTGKPCLRYHEPWAKTEFLPTDVSIDGLEAVDSEAICRAITTALYDRRATYFHSWDKGDVVVNDNTLMLHTRSEFKSGMDRELWRIHFD, via the exons ATGTCTGTTACAGTGGCACTCGGATCTTTGCCTGCCGAAGCAACGGCAACAGAAGCCAACTTTAAATTGACTTCCGCTGCTCCCCCTCGTCCTGTTCCTGTTCCCTCAGTTTCTTTGACGGTTGGCGTGGACGCCGCAGCTTTTGAGACTGCGTCCAAGATTCTTCAGGTCATAAACAGGTACGGCCTGAAGCGATCTGCTGATACGACTGCCAAGTCGGATGAGGGCGCTTTGAAATATCTTGCCCTCATTTACTCTCATGTCAAGGCTGGCAATGTAGTACCTATGTGCTTACCAGGGTTTCCATTCAAGTCTCCCAATTCGCGCGACAAAGTGTTGGGCAAGCTGCCTGACAGGGCCGAAGAGCTGTCACTAGCACACCTCAAtggcctctgcctctccatTAAGGATATATACCCTCCTGGTGCACAACTTACCATCATTTCAGATGGCTTGGTATACAATG ACTTGCTTGGAGTCTCTGACATTGACGTATGGAGATATGGGCAAACTCTGAGGGCCATTGCCACAGCCAAGGGGCACAAACACATCTCCTTCTCACGGCTTCAAGACCTTGTAGCAATTGCACTGCCTGAGCAGCTGGACGAGATGTCTTATGTCGCAAATGCATCAAATTTCCGACGAGCACTGCTAAACACCTTTGGCCGAGCTGACTGGAACTGGGAGACAGCCAGCCAGAAGGAAGACGTCAGTTTAACGTACAAGGGGTATATTAAGGCCCTGGGAATCGACCTCCAAAATGTATACGACATCAAAGACGACGCTAGTAAGGCCAAGTTCAGGCAAGGAATTGAATACACGGCTCAGCAAATGCTAGCCCGTGGGGAT GCATTTGCCAATGCCATTGGGCAAAAGTACAGCGAGTTTGTCCGTTTGTCTATCCATGCGTCCACTGGAGCGGCCAAGCTCTCTATCAACTTGCTGCCCACAGAGTCTAGCTACACCACCCCTTGGCATTGTGCCGTCGCGTACAAACTGGACGGCACCACGACGACCGGACGAAGAATTGACTTTGATAATGATGACCAGTACGAACTTGTCTATGAGAATGACAGACCTAGTTACTATCGCGAGAAATCGCCCCTGTTGTCATGGGGCACAGAGAAAGGCGGTGTTGTTTTCGAGCCGATCTATCCAACTGGCTGGTTCGTCAGGCCTGCAAAGGGTCCTTGGAGCATGTCCTTGGACGACATCGATGCCGAAAAGGTCCGCGCATTGTGCGAAGTCAATTCTCCTGTTATCCTTCGTGGCTTTGTAAAGAAGCCAAGCAAGGAAGAATTCTCCAAAAAGTCTGAGGAATTCGGCAAGCCACTCAAGTGGAACTTTGGCATCCTCTTGGAGGTCAAAGACCAGGGATCAGACACCCGAGGTCTAAACAACGTGCTCTCCTCGGAGGCAATGCCG TTCCACTATGACGGTATCTTTAGGACTGTGAGGCAAAAGAATGAGAATGGCGAAGAAGTGCGCGTTTCAACGCCACCTCG ATTCCAAATATTCATTGGAGCCACATCGTCTCCAAAAGATACGGGCTATACGCTTTTTTCGTCGTCTACACACATCTTCAAGCTTCTCCCAGAGTGGTTGAAGCTCGAAGACATGGCCGCAATGAACTGGACAGTCTCAACAGACGCCTTTCGCAACATTGTAATCAGGGACCTCCCACTAATCAAGACGCATCCAACGACGGGAAAGCCTTGCTTGAGATATCACGAGCCTTGGGCAAAAACGGAATTTCTTCCAACGGATGTCAGTATTGATGGACTTGAAGCAGTCGACAGTGAGGCAATCTGCCGAGCCATCACAACGGCGCTGTACGACAGACGCGCCACTTACTTTCACAGTTGGGATAAGGGGGATGTTGTCGTAAACGATAACACGCTGATGCTTCATACGAGGAGCGAGTTCAAGTCTGGAATGGACCGAGAGCTTTGGCGAATTCACTTTGACTAA
- a CDS encoding uncharacterized protein (EggNog:ENOG41), with amino-acid sequence MVNHVNSFDSVPQELVELLTAELPYSLPLLRRLQFTKFPHGTSQHARVIFISDAELSSRPDAYTAAYLDFSKTGTQMYIYSTLEHPRNRDDTSNGDLYEQQLAAMVQEVIRLRKEYGQELLFTNPDRILIGTLHSDIRSILEKFEGRVEARPTGIYDKWLMKRDELPPPDDSLPSGMYWDSASLDDCSIIVSRTDIPRTSEELVVLPNLTIKREDKTPIVWALLGTDASIISVHCEEPYRQRGLAKKLAAKLLREKSSLYGEDGLMSADVSPTNMSSRAMCKSLGGKPDWTTSWVCLILSEPGTSANLN; translated from the exons CCATTATTACGACGACTGCAATTTACAAAGTTCCCGCATGGAACTTCTCAACATGCTCGAGTCATCTTTATCTCAGATGCAGAACTTTCATCCCGGCCTGATGCATACACAGCAGCATATCTGGACTTTTCAAAGACAGGAACTCAAATGTACATATATTCGACTCTAGAGCATCCTCGCAACAGAGATGATACAAGTAACGGTGATTTGTACGAGCAACAACTAGCGGCAATGGTACAAGAAGTCATTCGTTTGCGCAAAGAATACGGACAAGAGTTATTGTTTACTAATCCAGATCGGATATTGATTGGAACTCTACACTCGGACATTCGTTCCATCCTAGAAAAGTTTGAAGGCAGAGTTGAGGCTAGGCCAACAGGCATTTATGATAAATGGCTCATGAAGAGAGACGAACTGCCTCCTCCGGATGACAGCCTTCCATCAGGAATGTATTGGGATAGTGCAAGTCTTGATGACTGCAGCATTATCGTCTCTCGGACTGATATTCCGCGAACCAGTGAGGAGCTTGTAGTTCTCCCAAACCTTACGATAAAGCGAGAAGACAAGACACCGATAGTATGGGCTTTACTGGGGACAGACGCAAGCATCATTTCAGTTCATTGTGAG gaACCTTATAGACAGCGAGGTCTGGCTAAGAAGCTAGCTGCGAAGCTCTTGAGAGAAAAGTCGTCCCTGTATGGTGAAGACGGGCTTATGTCTGCCGATGTTAGCCCCACAAATATGAGCAGTCGCGCCATGTGCAAGTCGTTGGGTGGTAAACCAGACTGGACTACATCTTG GGTTTGCCTAATCTTGTCAGAGCCAGGAACATCCGCAAATCTTAATTGA
- a CDS encoding uncharacterized protein (EggNog:ENOG41) translates to MLKRRYSHVHSDHLSGLETLRSPFVYCSAATREILLRLERYPCRINYSKGILEARQQTYKHLSKVIKPLPLETPTIIELQPGINLQVTLFDSNHCPGSSMFLIEGHGKAILYTGDVRCEPWFVNTIARSPTLIEYTCGIKTLDTIYLDTSFTDDIPFQTKAEGIAELLRKVARYPKDTIFYIQSWTYGYEDVWIALSKALNSPIHVDDYKLRIFSSIAPALSGFMCGNSLQPGCLTANKNVRLHSCESGNMCSIARQSSVVRIQPVIASFSDGKVIHEAGIGGGGEDLEREMELGVASTSDLHNLLEIIDALKNTTEEARTECARLLTNALASGRNLQLNIREDIYLTDLRKAILSIAKQHLKAASSLTGNEDHGGDELPKVIRFPYSRHSSYPELCNLLNAFKPKDIWPCTFHLDSWREKAISIESLFGRCCSGNIFAHDIKVNDLTNQNIQTTADEPDTQRHESCSPSVSSPTGQASPRTSHTFRPKDVNRITERDSISLQRESGRSCNYKQRNTNAEKPVEPFEEQVDGASLLIREWLSQCHTGGDDAEDENDSQNTATSLTPILSIRHSPARLDAYKRMLQNCRGTEWNSIELISTGCNHSAIEQEL, encoded by the exons ATGCTGAAACGCCGATATAGTCACGTCCATTCAGACCATCTCTCCGGCCTGGAGACACTCCGGTCTCCATT TGTGTactgctctgctgctacGCGGGAGATCTTGCTGCGTCTTGAGCGCTACCCATGCCGCATCAACTACAGTAAAGGCATTCTCGAAGCTCGTCAGCAGACTTACAAGCATTTGAGCAAGGTCATT AAACCACTTCCACTCGAAACTCCGACCATAATCGAGCTTCAGCCGGGAATTAATCTCCAAGTAACGTTATTTGATTCGAACCATTGCCCCGGATCCTCCATGTTCC TCATCGAGGGGCATGGCAAGGCAATCCTCTATACTGGCGACGTTCGTTGCGAGCCATGGTTTGTAAACACCATTGCTCGAAGCCCAACTCTCATCGAGTATACTTGTGGCATCAAGACTCTAGATACCATTTATCTCGACACCTCTTTCACCGATGACATTCCCTTCCAGACAAAGGCTGAGGGCATCGCAGAGTTGCTACGCAAGGTCGCGCGGTATCCAAAAGATACAATATTCTATATACAATCTTGGACCTATGGCTACGAAGACGTTTGGATTGCTCTATCCAAAGCTCTAAACTCTCCC ATCCATGTTGACGACTATAAACTTCGCATTTTTTCATCAATTGCACCTGCTCTGTCTGGTTTCATGTGTGGAAACTCTCTTCAACCCGGCTGCTTGACTGCAAATAAAAATGTGCGCCTTCACAGCTGTGAAAGCGGCAACATGTGTTCTATCGCAAGACAATCTTCAGTCGTCAGAATTCAGCCCGTCATCGCGTCATTTTCCGATGGCAAAGTCATCCACGAAGCAGGAataggaggcggcggcgaagacTTGGAGCGGGAGATGGAACTGGGAGTTGCCAGTACAAGCGATCTCCATAACCTACTCGAAAT AATTGATGCATTGAAGAACACAACAGAAGAGGCCCGAACCGAGTGCGCGCGACTCTTGACAAACGCATTAGCGAGCGGCCGCAACTTGCAACTCAACATCAGAGAAGACATCTACTTGACTGATTTACGAAAGGCCATACTCTCTATTGCAAAACAACATCTAAAAGCGGCCTCCTCTCTTACTGGAAACGAAGATCACGGCGGAGATGAGCTTCCAAAGGTTATTCGATTTCCCTACTCGCGACACTCCTCATACCCCGAACTTTGCAATCTACTTAATGCTTTCAAACCAAAGGATATTTGGCCCTGCACATTCCATCTTGACTCATGGCGAGAAAAGG CCATCTCAATAGAATCGCTCTTTGGACGATGCTGCAGTGGCAATATATTCGCTCACGACATAAAAGTTAATGACCTTACAAACCAGAATATCCAAACCACGGCTGATGAGCCAGATACTCAAAGACATGAGAGTTGTTCTCCCAGCGTATCCTCTCCTACAGGCCAAGCGTCGCCGAGGACATCCCACACATTTAGGCCCAAGGACGTTAATCGCATCACTGAACGCGATAGCATCTCTCTACAAAGAGAGTCTGGTAGATCATGCAATTATAAACAACGAAATACAAATGCAGAGAAGCCAGTGGAGCCTTTTGAAGAGCAAGTTGACGGCGCATCTTTGCTCATCCGAGAGTGGCTATCACAATGCCATACCGGAGGCGATGACGCCGAAGATGAAAACGACTCGCAAAACACTGCAACATCCTTGACTCCGATACTATCTATACGCCACTCACCGGCGAGGCTTGACGCATACAAGCGTATGCTTCAAAACTGTAGAGGAACTGAGTGGAACTCAATCGAGCTCATTTCAACAGGCTGCAACCACAGCGCTATAGAACAAGAGCTCTAG
- the MAK5 gene encoding ATP-dependent RNA helicase (BUSCO:EOG092D1JY2), translated as MVPPSKKRKLQSVAAPAAKRNKNSAKGAVAKSGSKSKANPARKLVDVASLGWQSVGEEFGGLEVIEGVDVVRNGGTVQFLVAEKQQQQPDSSDKKQRQGASKQDDRADETQDAVDEPFEGLGDGPVEGEDVDSGEAGDSKGGVEGQSGKTKAAGKDRAGGEKKDADKKQKARNSNSKLATADKELQKPASRKQQQQGNSFDALVAVGDAAAAEEEADMGAWVELNLSTRILSAIAKLGFAKPTLIQEKTIPEILAGEDVIGKAQTGSGKTLAFGIPIVEKWLELYEEKRNVKREGPTAVVLSPTRELAKQLSDHIKALCDGLPTAPYVCTVTGGLSIQKQQRQLEKADIVIATPGRLWEVLDGDMSLQNSFTKIKFLVVDEADRLFKAGQFKEAEDIIGALDRKDPEAGDDDDDDELPPRQTLVFSATFDKNLQSKLAGRGKGPKAGSGSSDEEKMEYLMKCLKFRSEPKFIDVNPVSQMATGLKEGLIECGAMEKDLYLYTVLVLNPGKRTLVFTNSISAVRRLTPLLQNLGLSVLPLHSQMIQKARLRSIERFAASKNSILVATDVAARGLDIKEVDQVLHYHVPRQADTYIHRSGRTARGDRTGVSVILCSPEEVLPTRRLAGKVHAERDGSTSLKREHFIETLSIDRKIAQRLKSRVDLAKRIADAVLAKEKGHSEDQWLRNAAEELGVDYDSEEFDGSAPGNWGGRGGGRKKKEKEARQLSKAEMGALRAQLREELSKRVNLGVSEKYITGGRVDIGALLREKEKGTVGGLFLGGDGLFGMNL; from the exons GAGGAATTCGGCGGCCTCGAAGTTATTGAAGGAGTCGATGTGGTAAGAAATGGTGGGACTGTGCAGTTTTTAGTGGCGgagaagcaacagcagcaacccgATTCTTCCGACAAAAAACAACGACAGGGGGCGAGCAAGCAAGACGACCGAGCAGACGAGACCCAAGATGCCGTCGATGAGCCTTTTGAAGGGCTTGGGGACGGCCCTGTGGAAGGCGAGGATGTCGATTCCGGCGAAGCTGGCGATTCTAAAGGTGGCGTGGAGGGCCAGAGCGGCAAAACGAAAGCTGCAGGAAAAGACAGGGCCggcggcgagaagaaggacgcagacaagaagcaaaaagcgcggaacagcaacagcaagctGGCGACGGCCGACAAAGAGCTACAGAAGCCCGCTTCacgcaagcagcagcagcaaggcaacTCGTTCGACGCCCTCGTGGCCGTGGgcgacgcagcagcagcagaagaagaggcagacaTGGGTGCCTGGGTGGAGCTGAACCTCTCGACGCGCATCCTGTCGGCGATTGCGAAGCTGGGATTCGCGAAGCCGACGCTGATCCAGGAGAAGACGATCCCGGAGATTCTGGCGGGCGAGGACGTGATTGGAAAGGCGCAGACAGGATCGGGAAAGACGCTGGCGTTTGGGATCCCCATCGTGGAGAAGTGGCTGGAGCTGTATGAGGAGAAGCGCAACGTGAAGCGCGAGGGCCCTACGGCGGTGGTTCTCAGTCCGACGAGAGAGTTGGCGAAGCAGCTGTCGGACCATATCAAGGCGCTCTGCGATGGATTGCCGACGGCGCCGTATGTCTGCACGGTGACTGGTGGTTTGAGCAttcagaagcagcagagacagctGGAAAAGGCGGATATTGTCATTGCGACGCCGGGTCGTCTATGGGAGGTCTTGGACGGCGATATGAGCCTCCAGAACTCTTTTACCAAGATCAAGTTCCTCGTTGTCGATGAGGCCGACAGATTATTCAAGGCAGGACAGTTTAAAGAGGCGGAGGATATTATCGGCGCACTGGATCGAAAAGACCCCGAGGcgggcgacgatgacgacgacgacgagctgCCGCCCAGACAGACGCTGGTGTTCTCTGCGACTTTTGATAAGAACTTGCAGTCAAAGTTGGCGGGTAGAGGGAAGGGCCCGAAGGCTGGGTCAGGCAGCAGcgacgaggagaagatggagtatTTGATGAAGTGCCTCAAGTTTCGAAGCGAGCCCAAGTTTATCGACGTCAACCCGGTGTCACAGATGGCTACTGGCCTGAAGGAGGGCTTGATTGAGTGTGGTGCTATGGAAAAG GATCTCTATCTATATACAGTCCTCGTCCTCAATCCTGGCAAACGTACTCTTGTCTTTACAAACTCCATTTCAGCTGTCCGCCGCCTCACTCCCCTCCTTCAAAACCTCGGTCTCTCAGTCCTTCCCCTACACTCTCAGATGATTCAGAAGGCTCGTCTGCGATCAATAGAGCGCTTTGCTGCTTCCAAAAACTCCATCCTCGTCGCGACTGATGTGGCCGCTCGTGGTCTGGACATTAAGGAGGTGGATCAGGTTTTGCATTATCATGTGCCTCGCCAGGCGGATACTTACATTCATCGATCAGGTCGAACTGCTCGTGGTGATCGTACCGGTGTGAGCGTCATTCTGTGCTCTCCAGAAGAGGTCTTGCCCACCCGTCGTCTGGCTGGTAAGGTACATGCTGAGCGTGACGGCAGCACCAGCCTCAAGCGTGAGCATTTCATTGAGACGCTGTCAATCGATCGAAAGATTGCACAGCGTCTAAAGTCTCGAGTAGATCTCGCTAAGCGCATCGCGGATGCTGTTTtggcaaaggaaaagggccACAGCGAGGATCAATGGCTGCGCAATGCCGCTGAGGAGCTGGGCGTCGACTACGATTCTGAAGAGTTTGATGGCAGTGCGCCGGGCAACTGGGGTGGCCGAGGCGGAGGCCgtaagaagaaggagaaggaggctcGTCAATTGAGCAAGGCTGAGATGGGAGCGCTGCGGGCACAGCTGCGCGAGGAGTTGAGCAAGCGGGTGAATCTGGGCGTGAGCGAGAAGTACATTACGGGAGGAAGAGTCGATATTGGTGCTTTGctgagggagaaggagaagggcaCTGTTGGAGGGCTGTTTTTGGGAGGAGATGGGCTTTTTGGGATGAACCTATAG